The nucleotide window CGGCGCGGCGGATGCGCACGTCGACAACCTGGATGCCGAACGACTGCGCCTCATGGTCGAGCTGCTCGCGCACGCGCGCCATCAGCTGCTCGCGCACGTCGCGCACGACCTCGGTCAGTGTGGCCTCGCCGAGCACGCGCCGCAGCGCCGAGTTGAGCAGGATCGCGAGTTGCGAGTTCGCTCCGGTCTCGCCGACCGTCTGGTAGAATTTGAGCGGATCCTTGACGCGATAGCGCGCGAAGGCGTCGACGACGAGACGCTTCTGGTCGGAGGCAATCACCTCCTGCGCCGGCGATTCGAGGTCGAGGATGCGTTTGTCGACGTAGATCACGCTGTCGATGAACGGCACTTTCACGTTGAGTCCGGGCTCGGTGATCACCCGCACCGGCTCGCCGAGCCGCACCACCAGGGCCTGCTTGGTCTGGTTGACGGTGAACAGGGTGCTGTAGCCGACGATGACGACGAGCAGCAGCAGGACGGCGAAGGCCACTCCGGCAAGGCTCGACTTCATTGGCTGGCTCCGGAAGACGACGGGCTGCCGGCCGGGGACGGCGGACGCTGGCGCGGCAGCTCGGTGAGCGGCAGGTATGGCACCACGCCGGGGCTCGTCTGCTGCGGGCCGGTGTCGATGATCGTCTTCTCGCTGCCGCCGAGAACGCGTTCCATGGTTTCGAGATACATGCGCTCGCGGGTCACGTCCGGCGCTTTCTTGTACTGGTCGTAGATCTGCAGGAAGCGCGAGGTCTGGCCCTTGGCCTCGGCGACGGTCTGCTCGCGATAGGCCTCGGCGTCCTGGGTGACCTTGGCGGCGCGGCCGCGCGCCTCCGGCACCACGCGATTGGCGTAGGTCTGCGCCTCGTTCTGCGCGCGTTCGAGGTCCGAGCGCGCCGCCTGCACGTCGCGGAAGGAATCGATGACCTGGGTCGGCGGATCGACCTTCTGCAGCTGCACCTGCTGCACCAGGACGCCGGCGCCGTAATTGTCGAGGGTCTTCTGCATCAGCTGCTGCACCCCCGTCTCGATGTTCTGCCGCGCACCGGTGAGGATCGGCTGGATGGTCGAGCGCCCGATCACCTCGCGCATCGCGCTTTCGGCGACCGCCTTCACCGTTCCTTCGGGGTTCTGGATGTTGAACAGATAATCGCCGACCCCGTTCGGCTTGACCCGCCACAGCACCGAGAAATCGACGTCGACGATGTTCTCGTCGCCGGTGAGCATCAGGCTTTCCTCTGGCACTTCACGCACCGGCGCGCCACGGCGCACGTTCTCGACCGGGAGCGTGCCGACGTCGATCTTGTTGACGCGCAACGCCGGAGGCGTCAGCGCGGTCTCGATCGGATAGGGCAGGTGGTAGTTCAGCCCCGGCTGCACTTCGCGCACGAACTTTCCGAACCGCAGCACCACGCCGAGTTCGTCGGGCTCGACGCGGAAGAAGCCGGAGAAGCCCCAGAGCACGACCGCCGCCAGCACGATCAGCGCCACACCGCGGCCGCCGAGATTGCCCGGCAGCACGCTGCGCAATCGGTCCTGGCTGCGTCGCAGGAATTCTTCGAGATCGGGCGGCCGCGGCCCTTGCTGCTGCGGACCCGAGCCCCAGGGTCCCCGCGGCCCCGAACCCCAGGGGCCGCCGGACTGGTTGCTCCACGGCATCGGGTAAAAAATCTCCTGATCGCCGGGCCAACCCAGCCGGCATGGATGCGGATATAGGGAAGTGCACTGCTCCTTGCAACGCG belongs to Candidatus Binatia bacterium and includes:
- the hflC gene encoding protease modulator HflC, which gives rise to MKSSLAGVAFAVLLLLVVIVGYSTLFTVNQTKQALVVRLGEPVRVITEPGLNVKVPFIDSVIYVDKRILDLESPAQEVIASDQKRLVVDAFARYRVKDPLKFYQTVGETGANSQLAILLNSALRRVLGEATLTEVVRDVREQLMARVREQLDHEAQSFGIQVVDVRIRRADLPEQNSQAVYQRMQTERQREAAEFRAQGSQKSQEIRARADRDVTVLLAEANSQAEQARGQGDSERNRIFADAYNRDPDFFAFYRSMQAYEKSLQHGDTRLVLRPDSDFFRYFSTPLPRDRAEAAASRAPQKPGASPAPDAK
- the hflK gene encoding FtsH protease activity modulator HflK, translating into MPWSNQSGGPWGSGPRGPWGSGPQQQGPRPPDLEEFLRRSQDRLRSVLPGNLGGRGVALIVLAAVVLWGFSGFFRVEPDELGVVLRFGKFVREVQPGLNYHLPYPIETALTPPALRVNKIDVGTLPVENVRRGAPVREVPEESLMLTGDENIVDVDFSVLWRVKPNGVGDYLFNIQNPEGTVKAVAESAMREVIGRSTIQPILTGARQNIETGVQQLMQKTLDNYGAGVLVQQVQLQKVDPPTQVIDSFRDVQAARSDLERAQNEAQTYANRVVPEARGRAAKVTQDAEAYREQTVAEAKGQTSRFLQIYDQYKKAPDVTRERMYLETMERVLGGSEKTIIDTGPQQTSPGVVPYLPLTELPRQRPPSPAGSPSSSGASQ